The Mesorhizobium sp. M1D.F.Ca.ET.043.01.1.1 genome contains a region encoding:
- a CDS encoding DUF4259 domain-containing protein, whose translation MGAWGFKIFENDDAADFVAEFENSGAVAVADALDAACSNPDYIEAPDGSVALAAAAIVAAANGKSEFLSEPAGTALRTVSNWQALSGLKGKAIQAVECVSGPNSELMELWAEAAPADAANFKNELNRLRAALR comes from the coding sequence ATGGGCGCATGGGGTTTCAAAATATTCGAAAACGATGACGCAGCCGATTTCGTGGCCGAATTTGAGAACAGTGGCGCCGTCGCCGTTGCGGATGCGCTTGATGCGGCTTGCAGCAATCCTGACTACATCGAGGCGCCGGATGGCTCGGTTGCACTGGCCGCCGCTGCAATTGTCGCCGCAGCTAACGGGAAGTCCGAGTTCTTGTCTGAACCCGCAGGAACAGCGTTGCGAACTGTCTCGAACTGGCAAGCTTTGAGTGGATTGAAGGGCAAGGCAATCCAGGCAGTCGAATGCGTGAGCGGCCCTAACTCTGAACTGATGGAACTCTGGGCTGAAGCCGCTCCGGCTGACGCAGCCAACTTCAAGAACGAACTGAATCGCCTGCGTGCGGCTTTGCGCTAA